One genomic segment of Hevea brasiliensis isolate MT/VB/25A 57/8 chromosome 3, ASM3005281v1, whole genome shotgun sequence includes these proteins:
- the LOC110655111 gene encoding strigolactone esterase D14 translates to MSANMGVFFEHGRGGIVESLNAKVYGNGSETLVLAHGFGSDQSVWHFLIPYLALYFKIVVFDLVFSPNVNPKFYDPNKYSNFTGYARDLVTLLDELNVNKTIYMGHSMSAMIGCLAAIERPELFQHLILLSGSPRYLNAKGYEGGFERSGINEILRNINNNFSSWVQDFAPRAVGVKNKQAISEFEDSLKRMKPKIAFSTAKTVFSSDLRSILPTVLVPCTIIQSEKDFAVPQFVAHYMKSKVGGHASVEILKTEGHLPHLTAYPLLLKALKTVHVIK, encoded by the exons ATGAGTGCTAACATGGGTGTGTTTTTTGAGCATGGTAGAGGAGGTATTGTTGAATCTCTAAACGCTAAGGTGTATGGAAATGGCAGTGAGACCTTAGTTCTTGCTCATGGGTTTGGTTCAGACCAGAGTGTTTGGCACTTTCTTATACCTTATCTTGCATTATACTTCAAGATTGTGGTTTTTGACTTGGTTTTCTCACCAAATGTAAACCCCAAATTTTATGATCCAAACAAGTACTCCAACTTCACTGGATATGCAAGAGACTTGGTGACCCTTCTTGATGAGCTAAATGTAAACAAGACCATCTATATGGGTCATTCTATGTCAGCCATGATTGGGTGCTTAGCTGCAATAGAAAGGCCAGAACTCTTTCAGCACCTTATTTTACTCAGTGGCTCGCCAAG GTACCTTAATGCAAAAGGATATGAAGGAGGCTTTGAGAGATCAGGTATCAATGAAATACTTAGAAACATAAATAACAATTTTTCAAGTTGGGTTCAAGACTTTGCTCCAAGAGCTGTTGGTGTGAAGAACAAACAAGCAATATCAGAGTTTGAAGATAGCTTAAAGAGAATGAAACCCAAGATAGCGTTTAGTACTGCTAAAACCGTGTTTTCAAGTGATCTACGAAGCATTCTTCCAACAGTTTTAGTACCTTGTACCATAATCCAGTCCGAGAAAGACTTTGCAGTTCCACAATTCGTTGCCCATTACATGAAGAGTAAGGTGGGAGGTCATGCCAGCGTTGAGATACTCAAAACAGAAGGCCATTTGCCCCACCTGACAGCTTACCCTTTGCTTTTGAAGGCTTTGAAGACAGTTCATGTCATTAAGTAG